A section of the Archocentrus centrarchus isolate MPI-CPG fArcCen1 chromosome 20, fArcCen1, whole genome shotgun sequence genome encodes:
- the mak gene encoding serine/threonine-protein kinase MAK isoform X9, with protein sequence MMNRYTTLKQLGDGTYGSVLMGRNNESGELVAIKRMKRKFYSWEECMNLREVKSLKKLNHANVVKLKEVIRENDHLYFVFEYMKENLYQLMKDRENKMFSENEIRNILFQVLSGLAFVHKHGFFHRDMKPENLLCMGPELVKIADFGLAREIRSKPPYTDYVSTRWYRAPEVLLKSSSYSSPIDLWAVGCIMAELYTLRPLFPGSSEVDEIFKVCQVLGTVKKTDWAEGHQLAAAMNFRFPQCVPTHLKTLIPNASNEAIALMKDLLQWDPRKRPTAAQALRYPYFQVGQVLGPHPQSQEVKKVQNRPLAQKQASESKVDPQQSSSESKASTTSSRNHQQPLQQIPLPQAESKPEGLSHAKALSSENNAGGVGMVKSGRRRWGQTVAKTSDSWEESDCSETAASNSKKPSLVNAEEEKSPKDQCPQHKEQKPLYSFSTVTKLPNNVKTGQMDSNLPGSAARQHYLRQSRYLPGLIGKNQTSSGDKGLNGMTLRDLWENSSNTVNKPLGPVGGGLSVTRANADYEGWRKKTDSTQLKGSSYSALGKTSGNLLTRAPAVQPVHGRVDWTSKYGGNR encoded by the exons ATGATGAATCGCTACACCACCCTGAAGCAGCTGGGTGACGGCACCTACGGCAGCGTGCTGATGGGAAGAAACAACGAGTCTGGAGAGCTTGTAGCTATCAAAAG AATGAAGAGGAAGTTTTATTCATGGGAGGAATGTATGAACCTAAGAGAAGTGAAG TCTCTGAAGAAGCTGAACCACGCAAACGTGGTGAAACTAAAAGAAGTTATTAGAGAGAACGATCATCTCTACTTTGTCTTTGAGTACATGAAGGAGAATCTATACCAGCTCATGAAGGACAG AGAGAATAAGATGTTCTCAGAGAATGAAATTAGGAACATCCTGTTTCAAGTGCTATCTGGGTTGGCGTTTGTACATAAACATG GTTTCTTCCATCGAGACATGAAGCCAGAGAATTTGTTGTGCATGGGTCCAGAACTGGTCAAAATAGCAGATTTTGGACTGGCCAGAGAGATCCGCTCGAAACCTCCCTACACAGACTATGTATCAACCAGATG GTACCGAGCTCCAGAGGTCCTGCTCAAGTCATCTAGCTACAGCTCTCCTATTGACTTGTGGGCTGTAGGCTGCATCATGGCTGAACTATACACGCTCAGACCCCTTTTCCCCGGGAGCAGTGAAGTAGATGAGATATTTAAGGTCTGCCAAGTCCTGGGCACTGTCAAAAAG ACAGATTGGGCAGAAGGCCACCAGCTAGCAGCTGCCATGAACTTTCGATTTCCTCAGTGTGTGCCGACACACCTGAAGACCCTTATTCCAAATGCCAGCAATGAGGCTATTGCCCTGATGAAGGACCTGCTGCAGTGGGACCCCAGAAAAAGGCCCACTGCTGCACAG GCTCTGCGCTATCCTTACTTCCAGGTGGGCCAGGTCTTGGGGCCACATCCTCAGAGCCAGGAGGTCAAGAAGGTCCAGAACAGGCCGCTGGCTCAGAAACAGGCCTCTGAATCCAAGGTTGACCCACAGCAGTCTTCCTCTGAGTCTAAAGCCTCCACAACCTCCTCCAGAAACCATCAGCAGCCACTTCAGCAGATCCCCCTACCCCAGGCTGAGAGTAAACCAGAAGGCCTCAGCCATGCA AAGGCTCTGAGCAGTGAGAACAATGCTGGTGGTGTTGGGATGGTGAAGAGCGGTCGCCGTCGCTGGGGCCAGACAGTGGCCAAGACCTCAGACAGCTGGGAGGAATCTGACTGTTCAGAAACTGCCGCCTCCAACTCCAAGAAGCCCAGCCTGGTGAatgcagaggaggagaagagccCCAAGGACCAGTGTCCACA ACACAAGGAGCAGAAACCTCTATATTCCTTCAGCACAGTTACCAAGCTACCAAACAATGTAAAGACTGGCCAAATGGACTCCAATCTCCCAGGATCTGCAGCACGCCAGCACTATCTCAGGCAGTCCAGATACTTGCCGG GCTTGATCGGCAAGAATCAGACTTCCTCTGGAGACAAGGGGCTGAATGGTATGACGCTGCGGGACCTGTGGGAGAACTCCTCAAACACTGTAAATAAGCCACTCGGTCCAGTTGGGGGAGGATTATCGGTCACCAGGGCCAACGCAG